Proteins encoded together in one Rhizobacter sp. J219 window:
- a CDS encoding putative Na+/H+ antiporter — protein sequence MTPTTVQLVAAALFGVALVHTFSTSVFAHLAHRYPRHEGVFHLLSEVEVVFGFWALVLVLFLFAAQGREGATAYVDGRNFTEPLFVFAIMVVAGSKPILRLAAVLVNVLARMMPLPNSIAVYFLALSVLPLIGSAVTEPAAMTLAALMLRDRVFKVELPEYVKYMTIGVLFVNVSIGGTLTSFAAPPVLMVAAKWGWDTPFMLTHFGWKSALAVLFNAAVVSVLFARHLVRATPDTPTVADANSPPAGAMLVSGAFLLGIVMFAHHPAIFLGLLLFFIGYARAYPRHHDPLILREALLVAFFLAGLVVLGGQQQWWLQELLTRMSAQQVYYAATALTAVTDNAALTYLGSLVEGLSDEFKYSLVAGAVTGGGLTVIANAPNPAGYSILRGNFRDGSINAGWLFLSALGPTLVAIAAFQLL from the coding sequence ATGACGCCCACCACCGTCCAACTCGTCGCGGCCGCCCTTTTTGGGGTGGCCTTGGTGCACACCTTTTCGACCAGCGTGTTTGCGCACCTGGCCCACCGCTATCCGCGACATGAGGGTGTGTTCCACCTCTTGTCGGAAGTGGAGGTGGTGTTTGGCTTTTGGGCGTTGGTGCTGGTGCTGTTCCTGTTCGCGGCACAGGGCCGCGAGGGTGCAACGGCCTACGTCGACGGGCGCAACTTCACCGAGCCGCTCTTCGTGTTCGCGATCATGGTCGTGGCAGGCAGCAAGCCGATCTTGAGGCTCGCCGCGGTGCTGGTGAACGTGCTGGCCAGGATGATGCCGCTGCCGAATTCGATCGCGGTGTACTTCCTCGCCTTGTCCGTCCTGCCCCTGATCGGCTCTGCCGTCACGGAGCCTGCCGCCATGACGCTGGCCGCGCTGATGCTGCGTGACCGGGTGTTCAAGGTGGAACTGCCCGAGTACGTAAAGTACATGACGATCGGTGTTCTCTTCGTCAACGTGTCGATCGGCGGCACGCTCACCTCGTTTGCGGCGCCGCCGGTGCTGATGGTCGCGGCCAAGTGGGGTTGGGACACACCGTTCATGCTCACGCACTTCGGCTGGAAATCGGCCTTGGCGGTGCTCTTCAACGCTGCAGTCGTGTCGGTGCTGTTTGCACGCCACCTGGTGCGTGCCACGCCAGACACTCCGACGGTCGCCGATGCCAACAGCCCGCCTGCGGGTGCGATGCTCGTGAGCGGGGCGTTCCTGCTCGGCATCGTGATGTTTGCGCACCACCCAGCGATCTTTCTCGGGCTGCTGCTCTTCTTCATTGGCTATGCGCGGGCTTATCCGCGTCATCACGATCCGCTCATCCTGCGCGAAGCGCTGCTCGTGGCCTTCTTCCTGGCGGGCCTGGTCGTGCTGGGCGGACAGCAGCAATGGTGGCTGCAGGAACTGCTCACCCGCATGAGCGCTCAGCAGGTCTACTACGCTGCAACCGCCCTCACGGCGGTCACCGACAACGCCGCGCTGACCTACCTCGGCTCGCTGGTCGAAGGTCTGAGCGACGAGTTCAAGTACTCGCTGGTGGCGGGTGCCGTGACCGGTGGCGGCCTGACGGTCATCGCCAACGCGCCGAACCCTGCCGGGTATTCGATCCTGCGCGGGAACTTCCGTGACGGGTCCATCAACGCGGGTTGGCTCTTCCTGTCAGCACTCGGCCCCACGCTGGTGGCGATTGCCGCGTTCCAGTTGCTGTAA
- a CDS encoding GatB/YqeY domain-containing protein → MSLKDQITEDMKSAMRAKEADRLLTIRGLMAAMKQKEVDERVTLDDAAIIGIVDKLIKQRKDSISQFAAAGRTDLVDKETAELKVLETYLPQRMSADEISAEVAKIVASLDAKGPGDMGKVMGAVKAQLAGKADMGLVSAAVKQALAR, encoded by the coding sequence ATGAGCCTGAAAGACCAGATCACCGAAGACATGAAGTCCGCCATGCGGGCGAAGGAAGCCGACCGCCTGCTGACCATCCGCGGGCTCATGGCCGCGATGAAGCAGAAAGAGGTCGACGAGCGCGTGACTCTCGATGACGCCGCCATCATCGGCATCGTCGACAAGCTCATCAAGCAGCGCAAGGATTCGATCAGCCAGTTCGCCGCTGCCGGCCGCACCGACCTCGTCGACAAGGAAACGGCAGAACTGAAGGTGCTCGAAACCTACCTGCCCCAGCGCATGAGCGCCGACGAGATCAGCGCCGAAGTGGCCAAGATCGTGGCGAGCCTTGACGCCAAGGGTCCCGGCGACATGGGCAAGGTCATGGGTGCGGTGAAGGCCCAGCTCGCCGGCAAGGCCGACATGGGCCTGGTCTCCGCCGCCGTCAAACAAGCGCTTGCACGCTGA
- a CDS encoding TRAP transporter small permease subunit, with translation MSPLLSLSRWIDRLNEFVGRWVAWLVLAAVLISTGNAIVRKAFNNSSNAFLEIQWYLFAAVFLLAAGYTLLRQEHVKIDVILGRFSKRVQIGVEIFGILFFLLPFVVVVFIMVMPLVINAYISGEVSSNAGGLIRWPVYAMLPLGLALLGIQGISEFIKRVAFLKGLIPDPTVKAGTKTAEEELAEFLLQKEVAAREQAALKGSDK, from the coding sequence GTGTCCCCTTTACTTTCACTGTCCAGGTGGATAGACCGCTTGAACGAGTTCGTCGGCCGCTGGGTCGCGTGGCTCGTGCTCGCGGCCGTCCTCATCAGCACAGGCAACGCCATCGTGCGCAAGGCCTTCAACAACAGCTCCAATGCCTTCCTCGAGATCCAGTGGTACTTGTTCGCTGCGGTCTTCCTGCTGGCGGCCGGCTACACCCTGCTGCGCCAGGAGCACGTCAAGATCGACGTCATCCTGGGTCGCTTCTCCAAGCGGGTGCAGATCGGCGTAGAGATCTTCGGCATCCTCTTCTTCCTGCTCCCGTTCGTCGTGGTCGTGTTCATCATGGTCATGCCGCTGGTGATCAATGCCTACATAAGCGGCGAGGTGTCGTCCAACGCTGGCGGCCTGATCCGCTGGCCGGTGTACGCGATGCTGCCGCTCGGCCTGGCGCTGCTGGGCATTCAGGGCATCTCGGAGTTCATCAAGCGGGTGGCATTCCTCAAGGGACTGATCCCCGATCCGACGGTGAAGGCCGGCACCAAGACCGCCGAAGAGGAACTCGCCGAGTTCCTGCTGCAAAAGGAAGTGGCCGCCCGTGAGCAGGCCGCACTGAAGGGAAGCGACAAATGA
- a CDS encoding cache domain-containing protein translates to MRLRLKVFLLAVIPLLASVAMIAWAVRQQEKSLSERERALAESTYMANKEAELRHYVDLAQSVIAPLYQSGRDDAATRAEAMRLLAALDYGADGYFFLYDLDGRNLMHPRQPELRGRNLWDLRDAKGQPIIQQLIAKARSGGGYVHYVWQKPSTQQITPKLGYVVELPRWNWMLGTGLYLDDIHATLAQIDQQVSDNVRTTMWWIAGIALAGIAVLGAGGLAFNLSESREADHKLRLLARQVVKSQEDERAHLSRELHDGTSQTLVSIKLLLESAQAQLGREAAQPRGPLSRALVRLNEALHEVRNISHRLRPAELDVLGLPAALEQMGREFSEHSEMAFDMRLGGTASPLPDAVGTVLFRVTQEALTNIEKHADAGQVQLRLIFGATGVRLRIADDGRGFDAQAVALDPRRGIGLRNMRERVESIGGSFRLRSRPGRTEVVADVPATAIRRLSTPDQLAA, encoded by the coding sequence ATGCGCCTCAGGCTCAAGGTCTTCCTGCTGGCCGTGATCCCGCTGCTGGCCTCTGTGGCCATGATCGCCTGGGCGGTGAGACAGCAGGAGAAAAGCCTCTCCGAGCGCGAACGCGCGCTGGCCGAGTCGACCTACATGGCCAACAAGGAAGCGGAGCTGCGCCACTACGTGGACCTTGCGCAGAGCGTGATCGCACCGCTCTACCAATCTGGCCGAGACGACGCTGCAACACGCGCCGAAGCGATGCGCCTGCTGGCGGCGCTCGACTACGGTGCCGACGGCTATTTCTTCCTCTACGACCTCGACGGGCGCAACCTCATGCACCCCCGCCAGCCCGAGCTGAGGGGCCGCAACCTCTGGGACCTGCGCGACGCCAAGGGCCAGCCCATCATCCAGCAGCTCATCGCCAAGGCACGCAGCGGCGGGGGCTATGTGCACTACGTCTGGCAGAAGCCGTCCACCCAGCAGATCACGCCCAAGCTCGGCTACGTGGTCGAGCTGCCGCGCTGGAACTGGATGCTTGGCACCGGCCTCTACCTCGACGACATCCACGCGACGCTGGCTCAGATCGACCAACAGGTCAGCGACAACGTGCGCACCACCATGTGGTGGATCGCCGGCATTGCGCTGGCAGGCATTGCCGTGCTCGGAGCGGGCGGCCTCGCCTTCAACCTGAGCGAGTCACGCGAGGCCGACCACAAGCTGCGCCTGCTCGCACGCCAGGTGGTGAAGTCGCAGGAAGACGAACGTGCCCACCTCTCACGCGAGCTGCACGATGGCACCAGTCAGACGCTTGTCTCGATCAAGCTGCTGCTCGAATCGGCACAGGCGCAGCTGGGCCGCGAGGCGGCGCAACCTCGCGGCCCGCTCAGCAGGGCATTGGTGCGACTGAACGAAGCGCTGCACGAAGTTCGCAACATCTCGCACCGGCTGCGCCCCGCCGAACTCGATGTGCTCGGACTTCCAGCTGCACTCGAACAGATGGGCCGCGAATTCAGCGAGCACAGCGAAATGGCCTTCGACATGCGCCTTGGCGGAACCGCCTCGCCGCTGCCCGATGCGGTGGGCACGGTGCTCTTCCGGGTGACGCAAGAGGCCTTGACCAACATCGAGAAACACGCCGACGCCGGCCAGGTGCAACTGCGCTTGATCTTCGGCGCCACCGGCGTGCGCTTGCGCATTGCCGACGATGGCCGAGGTTTCGACGCTCAGGCGGTGGCGCTCGACCCGCGCCGGGGCATCGGCCTGCGCAACATGCGAGAGCGGGTCGAATCCATCGGCGGCAGCTTCCGGTTGCGCTCTCGTCCTGGCCGCACCGAGGTCGTCGCCGACGTCCCGGCGACCGCCATCCGCCGCCTGTCCACCCCCGATCAACTCGCCGCATGA
- a CDS encoding sterol desaturase family protein, with amino-acid sequence MLELEKLNQLTESHGELRRGKGMVTGVIALVLSMLCFLGVLAFHFPQYLTTPELRKSYDVNVIRTIMLVAIGISGGLSLFNLIRGRNRWLALWTFGLVALTLLLGGHKVEVDPNFPDHTPYIGLDWFILDLLGSTLIFIFIEKMWALRKDQPVFRAEWQTDMHHFIVNHMVVGFILLATNLLVHKLFGWAAHDGIRGFVAGLNFWVALFLIILIADLVQYWTHRAYHEVPLLWRLHAVHHSVKSMDWLAGSRQHILELLITRTLVLAPIYVLGFSKQVIDAYIIVVGFQAVFNHANVSVRLGPLRYLIVTPNFHHWHHSQDDEAIDKNYAAHFAFLDYLFGTAVKSDREWPARYGVVGDYVPNGFWKQVKFPFTWKG; translated from the coding sequence ATGCTCGAACTGGAAAAACTCAACCAGCTCACCGAATCCCACGGCGAGCTGCGCCGCGGCAAGGGCATGGTGACCGGCGTGATCGCGCTGGTGCTGTCCATGCTGTGCTTCCTGGGCGTGCTGGCCTTCCACTTCCCGCAGTACCTGACGACGCCTGAGCTTCGCAAGAGCTACGACGTCAACGTGATCCGCACCATCATGCTGGTGGCCATCGGCATCTCGGGCGGGCTCTCGCTCTTCAACCTCATCCGCGGCCGCAACCGCTGGCTGGCGCTGTGGACCTTCGGGCTGGTGGCGCTCACGCTGCTGCTCGGCGGCCACAAGGTGGAGGTCGACCCCAACTTTCCCGACCACACGCCTTACATCGGCCTCGACTGGTTCATCCTCGACCTGCTCGGCTCCACGCTGATCTTCATCTTCATCGAGAAGATGTGGGCACTGCGTAAAGACCAGCCCGTCTTCCGCGCCGAGTGGCAGACCGACATGCACCACTTCATCGTGAACCACATGGTGGTGGGCTTCATCCTGCTGGCGACCAACCTGCTGGTGCACAAGCTCTTCGGCTGGGCCGCGCACGATGGGATCCGCGGCTTCGTGGCGGGGCTCAACTTCTGGGTCGCCCTCTTCCTCATCATCCTCATCGCCGACCTCGTGCAGTACTGGACGCACCGCGCCTACCACGAGGTGCCGCTGCTGTGGCGCTTGCATGCGGTGCACCACAGCGTGAAGAGCATGGACTGGCTGGCCGGCTCGCGCCAGCACATCCTCGAGCTGCTCATCACCCGCACGCTGGTGCTGGCGCCGATCTACGTGCTGGGCTTCAGCAAGCAGGTGATCGACGCCTACATCATCGTGGTGGGCTTCCAGGCGGTGTTCAACCACGCCAACGTGAGCGTGCGGCTCGGGCCGCTGCGCTATCTGATCGTCACGCCCAACTTCCACCACTGGCACCACTCACAGGACGACGAGGCGATCGACAAGAACTACGCCGCGCACTTCGCCTTCCTCGATTACCTCTTCGGCACCGCAGTGAAGTCAGACCGCGAGTGGCCGGCCCGGTACGGGGTCGTTGGCGACTACGTGCCCAACGGCTTCTGGAAGCAGGTCAAGTTTCCGTTCACCTGGAAGGGCTGA
- a CDS encoding MFS transporter, protein MSLVARVSDHALLRATIAVRAQFFIAGALFATWGIHVPTVKQHYGLGEQALAMAMLASGVGAVLTLTQAGRIVGRQGPRRMAMLSGVLCAGSLVALLASQSYAVLLVLMVVFGIGMSLLDVSINAAASELESLRERNLMSGFHAMFSLGGMVGAGLGSALLARAVLPETHLVVTSLASGAFVLLAGMVMLQTVAGSSQQGHGFALPRGALGLLGVLAALGLIAEGAMYDWSVLYMTQELKSAPDFAALAYASFSGAMAAARFGGDWVRDRVSPAVLMSSSAALATVAMAAVLLIAHPVATLIGFALVGLGFANVVPVLFGTAAKLDANPAHGIAVVASVGYFGMMAGPPLIGVIAEHSSLTVGLASVAVFAAILALAAPKALSPSR, encoded by the coding sequence ATGAGCCTCGTTGCGCGCGTTTCCGACCATGCCCTCCTGCGCGCGACGATCGCCGTGCGTGCCCAGTTCTTCATTGCCGGGGCGTTGTTTGCCACCTGGGGCATCCACGTGCCCACGGTCAAGCAGCACTACGGACTGGGCGAGCAGGCGCTCGCGATGGCGATGCTGGCCTCCGGTGTCGGCGCCGTGCTGACTTTGACCCAGGCCGGGCGCATCGTCGGTCGCCAGGGGCCGCGACGCATGGCGATGCTGTCGGGTGTCCTCTGCGCAGGAAGCCTCGTCGCGCTGCTCGCGAGCCAGAGTTACGCCGTGCTGCTGGTGCTGATGGTCGTGTTCGGCATCGGCATGAGCCTGCTCGACGTGTCGATCAACGCGGCGGCCAGTGAGCTCGAGAGTCTGCGCGAGCGCAACCTCATGAGCGGCTTCCACGCGATGTTCAGTCTGGGCGGCATGGTGGGGGCCGGGTTGGGCAGCGCATTGCTCGCCCGCGCCGTCTTGCCCGAGACGCATCTCGTGGTGACCTCGCTCGCCTCAGGCGCCTTCGTGCTGCTGGCGGGCATGGTGATGCTGCAGACCGTGGCCGGCTCGTCGCAGCAGGGGCACGGTTTTGCCTTGCCGCGCGGAGCGCTCGGGCTGCTCGGCGTCCTGGCCGCGCTCGGCCTGATCGCGGAAGGCGCGATGTACGACTGGAGCGTGCTCTACATGACGCAAGAGCTGAAGAGTGCGCCCGACTTCGCGGCACTGGCCTATGCCAGCTTCAGCGGTGCGATGGCCGCCGCCCGTTTCGGCGGCGACTGGGTGCGTGACCGGGTGTCGCCTGCTGTCTTGATGAGCAGCAGCGCTGCCCTCGCAACGGTGGCGATGGCGGCGGTGCTGCTGATCGCCCACCCCGTGGCCACACTCATCGGCTTCGCGCTCGTGGGCCTCGGGTTTGCGAACGTGGTGCCTGTGCTCTTCGGCACTGCCGCCAAGCTCGATGCCAACCCGGCCCACGGCATCGCTGTGGTCGCGTCGGTCGGCTACTTCGGGATGATGGCCGGCCCGCCCTTGATCGGCGTGATTGCCGAGCATTCCTCGCTGACCGTGGGGCTTGCCTCGGTCGCGGTCTTTGCGGCGATCCTCGCGCTCGCCGCCCCGAAGGCGCTCAGCCCTTCCAGGTGA
- the rpsU gene encoding 30S ribosomal protein S21, which produces MTSIRVKENEPFDVALRRFKRTIEKLGLLTDLRAREFYEKPTAERKRKKAAAVKRHFKRIRSMQLPKRLY; this is translated from the coding sequence ATGACTTCTATTCGCGTCAAAGAAAACGAACCGTTCGACGTGGCCCTGCGCCGCTTCAAGCGCACGATTGAAAAGCTGGGCCTGCTGACCGACCTGCGCGCCCGCGAGTTCTACGAAAAGCCCACCGCCGAGCGCAAGCGCAAGAAGGCCGCCGCGGTGAAGCGCCACTTCAAGCGCATCCGCAGCATGCAGCTGCCCAAGCGCCTGTACTGA
- a CDS encoding TRAP transporter large permease subunit encodes MIEFITANMAPIMFGSLVVFLLMGYSVAFSLAACGLFFGFVAIELGVPGMASLMQALPLRIFGIMQNDTLLAIPFFTLMGLILERSGMAEDLLDTVGQLFGPIRGGLAIAVILVGAMLAATTGVVAASVISMGLISLPIMLRYGYDRRLASGVIAASGTLAQIIPPSLVLIVMADQLGKSVGDLYKGAFIPGFVLTGLYLLYVIGIAIAKPQMVPALPLEARTIRESDGSSGLRSLLVLSILSFACAMTYAKTRPAGTPTDELVVVSMCIGIGIAFVIAVINKVARLNLLSNMAERVTFVLIPPLGLIFLVLGTIFLGIATPTEGGAMGATGALVMAMARKRLDLKLMRQAMDTTMKLSCFVMFILIGSTVFSLSFQGVDGPKWVEHLLTSLPGGQLGFLIVVNILIFVLAFFLDFFELAFIVVPLLAPVADKLGIDLVWFGVLLAVNMQTSFMHPPFGFALFYLRSVAPTSDYNDKVTNKPVAKVTTGQIYWGAVPFVIIQLIMVGLVIAFPQMVSGGLTKEETIDADKAFQELRMQDEKEAGLAPESAPAVPGSDPSASEPQAEGTTADDDPMKAIEEAVKEDQKK; translated from the coding sequence ATGATCGAATTCATCACCGCCAACATGGCGCCGATCATGTTCGGCAGCCTGGTTGTGTTCCTGCTGATGGGCTATTCGGTCGCCTTCTCGCTGGCGGCCTGCGGCCTCTTCTTCGGATTCGTGGCCATCGAGCTGGGCGTGCCCGGCATGGCCTCACTGATGCAGGCGCTGCCGCTGCGCATCTTCGGGATCATGCAGAACGACACGCTTCTGGCGATACCGTTCTTCACGCTGATGGGACTCATCCTCGAACGCTCAGGCATGGCTGAAGACCTGCTCGACACCGTCGGCCAGCTCTTCGGCCCGATCCGCGGCGGCCTCGCCATCGCGGTCATCCTGGTGGGCGCCATGCTGGCCGCCACCACCGGCGTCGTGGCAGCTTCGGTGATCTCGATGGGCCTCATCTCGCTGCCCATCATGCTGCGTTATGGCTACGACAGGCGTCTCGCGAGCGGCGTGATCGCGGCCTCAGGCACCTTGGCCCAGATCATCCCGCCGTCGCTCGTGCTGATCGTCATGGCCGACCAGCTCGGCAAGAGCGTGGGTGACCTCTACAAGGGCGCGTTCATCCCCGGCTTCGTGCTGACGGGCCTCTACCTGCTGTACGTGATCGGTATCGCGATTGCCAAGCCGCAGATGGTGCCGGCGCTGCCGCTGGAAGCACGCACGATCCGCGAGTCCGATGGTTCGTCCGGCCTGCGCTCGCTGCTGGTCCTGTCGATCCTGTCGTTTGCCTGCGCGATGACCTATGCGAAGACGCGCCCGGCCGGCACCCCGACCGATGAACTCGTCGTCGTCTCGATGTGCATCGGCATCGGCATCGCATTCGTGATCGCCGTCATCAACAAGGTGGCACGCCTCAACCTGCTGTCGAACATGGCAGAGCGCGTGACCTTCGTGCTGATCCCGCCCCTTGGGCTGATCTTCCTCGTGCTGGGCACCATCTTCCTCGGCATCGCCACGCCCACCGAAGGCGGCGCGATGGGTGCAACCGGTGCACTGGTGATGGCCATGGCTCGCAAGCGCCTCGACCTGAAGCTCATGCGCCAGGCCATGGACACCACGATGAAGCTGTCGTGCTTCGTGATGTTCATCCTCATCGGTTCGACGGTGTTCAGCCTGTCGTTCCAGGGCGTGGACGGTCCGAAGTGGGTCGAACACCTGCTGACCAGCCTGCCAGGCGGCCAGCTCGGCTTCCTGATCGTGGTGAACATCCTGATCTTCGTGCTGGCGTTCTTCCTCGACTTCTTCGAGTTGGCGTTCATCGTCGTGCCGCTGCTGGCCCCTGTGGCCGACAAGCTGGGCATCGACCTGGTGTGGTTCGGCGTGCTGCTCGCGGTCAACATGCAGACCTCGTTCATGCACCCGCCGTTCGGCTTCGCGCTCTTCTACCTGCGCAGCGTGGCGCCCACCAGCGACTACAACGACAAGGTCACCAACAAGCCGGTGGCAAAGGTGACGACGGGCCAGATCTACTGGGGCGCCGTGCCCTTCGTGATCATCCAGCTCATCATGGTGGGCCTGGTGATCGCCTTCCCGCAGATGGTTTCCGGCGGGTTGACGAAGGAAGAGACCATCGACGCCGACAAGGCCTTCCAGGAGCTTCGCATGCAGGATGAAAAGGAAGCCGGCCTTGCCCCCGAATCTGCCCCGGCGGTGCCGGGCAGCGACCCCTCGGCGTCCGAGCCTCAAGCCGAAGGGACCACCGCAGACGACGACCCGATGAAGGCCATCGAAGAAGCCGTCAAGGAGGACCAGAAGAAGTGA
- a CDS encoding TIGR01244 family sulfur transferase — MTTPHVMPVAADVCVAPQLDPSAMAWAAQNGFKSVVNNRPDFEGGPDQPTNADIEAAARAAGLEYAFLPVNGGYQSPEEIARFAELLRTMPRPLLAFCRSGARSGNLYQAAVNL, encoded by the coding sequence ATGACAACTCCCCATGTGATGCCCGTGGCGGCTGATGTGTGCGTCGCCCCCCAGCTCGACCCGTCGGCCATGGCCTGGGCCGCGCAAAACGGCTTCAAGAGCGTAGTGAACAACCGCCCCGACTTCGAAGGCGGCCCCGACCAGCCGACCAATGCCGACATCGAAGCCGCCGCCCGCGCGGCCGGCCTCGAGTACGCCTTCCTGCCGGTGAACGGCGGTTACCAGTCGCCGGAAGAGATCGCGCGCTTCGCGGAGCTGCTGCGCACAATGCCCCGCCCCTTGCTCGCGTTCTGCCGCTCGGGCGCACGCTCGGGCAACCTCTATCAAGCAGCCGTGAATCTGTAG
- a CDS encoding TRAP transporter substrate-binding protein, with protein sequence MQRRSFVHGAGLAGVLAAGAAPAVVHAQASVRWRLTSSFPKSLDTIFGAAETFAKKVRDMTGGKFEISVHAAGEVMPSPALIDGVQNGTVEMGHTAPYYYFGKDETFALGCAIPFGLNSRQMTAWMYEGNGLKLMREFYAKYNMISFPMGNTGAQMGGWFRKEIKTIADMKGLKFRVGGFAGKVCERLGSVPQNIPGGEIYQALEKGTIDAAEWVGPYDDQKLGFNKVAQFYHYPGWWEGGPQLDLLVNQKAYDGLSAEYKAIIEAAAAYAHTDMQAKYDVKNPAALRQLVASKTKLVAFPKSVMDAAYKASMDIYSEISDKNPSWKKVYTDYANFRKEANLWFRFTEARFDSYMQSAKL encoded by the coding sequence ATGCAACGTCGTTCGTTCGTTCACGGCGCGGGACTGGCCGGCGTGTTGGCAGCGGGTGCAGCCCCGGCCGTCGTCCATGCTCAAGCCAGCGTCCGCTGGCGCCTGACTTCGAGCTTCCCCAAGTCACTGGACACCATCTTCGGCGCGGCCGAAACCTTCGCCAAGAAGGTGCGCGACATGACGGGTGGCAAGTTCGAGATCTCGGTCCATGCGGCCGGTGAAGTGATGCCGTCGCCGGCGCTGATCGATGGCGTGCAGAACGGCACCGTCGAGATGGGTCACACCGCGCCCTACTACTACTTCGGCAAGGACGAGACCTTTGCGCTCGGCTGCGCAATCCCCTTCGGCCTCAACTCGCGCCAGATGACGGCGTGGATGTATGAAGGCAACGGTCTCAAGCTGATGCGCGAGTTCTACGCCAAGTACAACATGATCAGCTTCCCGATGGGCAACACCGGGGCGCAGATGGGCGGCTGGTTCCGCAAGGAGATCAAGACCATCGCCGACATGAAGGGCTTGAAGTTCCGCGTCGGCGGCTTCGCCGGCAAGGTGTGCGAGCGCCTGGGCTCGGTGCCGCAAAACATCCCCGGTGGCGAGATCTACCAGGCCTTGGAGAAGGGCACGATCGATGCGGCCGAGTGGGTCGGCCCCTACGACGATCAGAAGCTCGGCTTCAACAAGGTCGCCCAGTTCTATCACTATCCCGGCTGGTGGGAAGGCGGCCCGCAGCTCGACCTGCTGGTCAATCAGAAGGCCTATGACGGCCTGTCGGCGGAGTACAAGGCCATCATCGAGGCCGCTGCCGCCTACGCGCACACCGACATGCAGGCCAAGTACGACGTGAAGAACCCGGCCGCCCTGCGCCAGCTCGTGGCCAGCAAGACCAAGCTCGTGGCCTTCCCGAAGTCCGTGATGGACGCGGCCTACAAGGCATCGATGGACATCTACAGCGAGATTTCGGACAAGAACCCGAGCTGGAAGAAGGTCTACACCGACTACGCCAACTTCCGCAAAGAAGCGAATCTGTGGTTCCGCTTCACGGAAGCCCGCTTCGACAGCTACATGCAAAGCGCCAAGCTCTGA